The following coding sequences lie in one Streptomyces sp. NBC_00510 genomic window:
- a CDS encoding GNAT family N-acetyltransferase — MHEEERLVLRGPGGLPELTYVEGVRDGRPWADLAEAVGPDPVPAVLAGMPGWAVSGSVELGEQLVRHGARVLRHAHTMERDLVADPPPREWAAALLPDGLRAVPCDREAHELFPAWRAAFAPGHPDRHQGSDEEALDAQLAPVLSGAVLGPVLACSTLAVDGDGHVVAGVVVTDRDGLPWVATVFRQPDPRHAGLGSRLLRRALADAAAGGLPRIALAVSDGNPARRLYEQLGFAVTATSLTVLVP; from the coding sequence GTGCACGAGGAAGAGCGCCTGGTCCTGCGCGGCCCGGGGGGACTGCCGGAACTGACGTACGTCGAGGGGGTCCGGGACGGCCGGCCCTGGGCCGACCTCGCGGAGGCGGTGGGACCGGACCCCGTACCGGCCGTGCTCGCGGGCATGCCGGGGTGGGCCGTGTCGGGTTCCGTCGAACTCGGGGAGCAGCTCGTCCGGCACGGTGCCCGGGTCCTGCGGCACGCGCACACCATGGAGCGCGACCTCGTCGCCGACCCCCCGCCGCGCGAGTGGGCCGCGGCGCTCCTTCCGGACGGACTGCGCGCCGTACCCTGCGACCGCGAGGCACACGAGCTGTTCCCCGCGTGGCGTGCCGCCTTCGCGCCGGGTCATCCCGACCGCCATCAGGGAAGTGACGAGGAGGCCCTCGACGCCCAGCTGGCCCCGGTGCTGTCGGGCGCCGTGCTCGGGCCGGTCCTGGCGTGCAGCACCCTGGCCGTCGACGGGGACGGCCACGTCGTCGCGGGGGTCGTGGTGACGGACCGGGACGGCCTCCCGTGGGTCGCGACGGTCTTCCGGCAGCCGGATCCCCGCCACGCCGGCCTCGGTTCCCGGCTGCTGCGCCGGGCGCTGGCGGACGCGGCGGCCGGCGGTCTCCCGAGGATCGCCCTGGCGGTGAGCGACGGCAATCCGGCTCGCCGGCTGTACGAGCAGCTGGGGTTCGCCGTCACCGCCACCTCGCTCACCGTCCTCGTCCCCTGA
- a CDS encoding TetR/AcrR family transcriptional regulator, with protein sequence MTIRTRRERERAEREQLIITAARELAEAEGWDAVTTRRLAAEIEYSQPVLYSHFKGKDAIMAAVAVQGFAELAAELREARTAVAGPRETLAAVGEAYTAFARRRPALYDAMFTHHVGLPFATPEAPAALREAFGELLRAVEPVAAAGDAPDLLTETYWASLHGLVTLMRSGRLPEGAHERRLALLNGHFTNGG encoded by the coding sequence ATGACGATCCGGACGCGCCGGGAGCGCGAGCGAGCCGAGCGCGAGCAGCTGATCATCACGGCCGCGCGGGAACTGGCCGAGGCCGAGGGCTGGGACGCCGTCACCACGCGGCGGCTGGCCGCCGAGATCGAGTACAGCCAGCCCGTCCTGTACAGCCACTTCAAGGGCAAGGACGCGATCATGGCCGCCGTCGCGGTGCAGGGGTTCGCGGAACTGGCCGCCGAACTGCGGGAGGCGCGCACCGCGGTGGCGGGCCCGCGGGAGACACTCGCCGCGGTGGGCGAGGCGTACACGGCGTTCGCGCGGCGGCGGCCGGCCCTCTACGACGCGATGTTCACCCACCACGTCGGCCTGCCGTTCGCCACGCCCGAGGCCCCGGCGGCCCTGCGCGAGGCGTTCGGCGAACTGCTGCGGGCCGTGGAGCCGGTCGCGGCCGCCGGCGACGCGCCGGACCTCCTCACCGAGACCTACTGGGCCTCCCTGCACGGCCTGGTCACCCTCATGCGCAGCGGCCGACTGCCGGAGGGGGCGCACGAGCGCCGCCTCGCCCTGCTGAACGGGCACTTCACGAACGGCGGTTGA
- a CDS encoding DUF4267 domain-containing protein yields the protein MTTTAYTLAVVLDLLVLFIGARFLLQPRPAAAAYGVPAEGDGAAAYLTVKGLRDATFGVMGLALLAFAGARAEAWFMLVVALAPLGDTLIVLRHGGTKAVAFGIHFATAVVVLVSAALLFAV from the coding sequence GTGACCACCACCGCGTACACCCTGGCCGTCGTGCTCGACCTCCTGGTGCTCTTCATCGGAGCCCGATTCCTGCTCCAGCCCCGTCCCGCGGCCGCCGCCTACGGCGTGCCCGCCGAAGGGGACGGGGCCGCCGCGTACCTCACCGTCAAGGGCCTGCGGGACGCCACCTTCGGGGTGATGGGCCTGGCCCTGCTCGCCTTCGCCGGTGCCCGCGCCGAGGCCTGGTTCATGCTGGTCGTGGCGCTCGCCCCGCTCGGCGACACCTTGATAGTCCTGCGGCACGGAGGCACCAAGGCGGTGGCCTTCGGCATCCACTTCGCCACCGCGGTCGTCGTCCTCGTCAGCGCCGCCCTGCTCTTCGCCGTGTGA
- a CDS encoding cupin domain-containing protein, with protein MSLIVPDFDASVIVRSTEAEVIGRAPTTVRLLADSSATGGALSTQRVTLTGGADGARPHRHDRSAEMFYMLDGEARFLSGDEVVTAGAGDLVVVPPGRPHAFAAAPGCDADMLIVITPGVERFEYFRHLQRIALGEVTPESLLEVQERYDTYFLHNAAWDDRH; from the coding sequence ATGTCATTGATCGTGCCCGACTTCGACGCCTCCGTGATCGTCCGCTCCACCGAGGCCGAGGTCATCGGCCGCGCCCCCACCACCGTCCGGCTGCTGGCCGACAGCAGCGCGACGGGAGGCGCGCTCTCCACCCAGCGCGTGACCCTGACCGGGGGCGCCGACGGCGCCCGCCCGCACCGGCACGACCGGTCGGCCGAGATGTTCTACATGCTCGACGGCGAGGCCCGGTTCCTGTCCGGGGACGAGGTCGTCACCGCCGGAGCCGGCGACCTGGTCGTCGTCCCGCCCGGCCGCCCGCACGCCTTCGCCGCGGCGCCCGGGTGCGACGCCGACATGCTCATCGTCATCACCCCGGGCGTCGAACGCTTCGAGTACTTCCGCCACTTGCAGCGCATCGCCCTGGGCGAGGTCACCCCGGAGAGCCTGCTGGAGGTGCAGGAACGGTACGACACCTACTTCCTGCACAACGCGGCCTGGGACGACCGGCACTGA
- a CDS encoding DUF2625 domain-containing protein has protein sequence MRQIDELTDVDTPAWPELAAVLTGGPVAARVLPGDRGEGRRCLLQLQVTARSALGALVLNTGGVLLDDGWVRVFGGGPAAGGGLPSLGQVNRFPAVLDPAWHPGTALVVGHDAVGGVFALNGHAPAAAGRPGAPGQMTYFAPDTLAWEAMETGYSGWVTWLLSGRLETFYDGLRWPGWREEAAALTPSQGIAVYPFLWSQEAHADLAATTRQAVAMSQVLAFAADFARRTGPADPGFLGEV, from the coding sequence GTGCGGCAGATCGACGAATTGACCGACGTGGACACTCCGGCGTGGCCGGAGCTGGCGGCCGTGCTCACCGGTGGCCCCGTGGCCGCCCGGGTGCTGCCCGGCGATCGTGGCGAAGGGAGGCGGTGCCTGCTGCAGTTGCAGGTCACCGCGCGGTCGGCGCTGGGTGCCCTGGTGCTGAACACCGGCGGGGTGCTGCTGGACGACGGGTGGGTGCGGGTGTTCGGCGGCGGCCCGGCCGCCGGCGGAGGCCTGCCGAGCCTGGGGCAGGTCAACCGCTTCCCCGCGGTCCTCGACCCGGCCTGGCATCCCGGCACCGCTCTCGTCGTAGGCCACGACGCGGTGGGCGGGGTCTTCGCGCTGAACGGCCACGCTCCCGCGGCCGCCGGCCGCCCGGGAGCGCCGGGCCAGATGACCTACTTCGCGCCCGACACCCTCGCCTGGGAGGCGATGGAGACGGGCTACTCCGGTTGGGTCACCTGGCTGCTCTCGGGGCGGCTGGAGACGTTCTACGACGGGCTGCGCTGGCCGGGCTGGCGCGAGGAGGCCGCCGCCCTCACCCCCTCGCAGGGGATCGCGGTGTACCCGTTCCTGTGGTCGCAGGAGGCCCATGCCGATCTCGCGGCGACCACCCGGCAGGCGGTTGCGATGAGCCAAGTCCTCGCATTCGCGGCCGACTTCGCCCGGCGGACCGGCCCGGCGGACCCGGGGTTCCTCGGCGAGGTGTGA
- a CDS encoding serine/threonine protein kinase, with protein sequence MLVADRYRLDAPIGRGGMGEVWRATDEVLGRPVAVKLLLGDGSDASAAARFRLEAQTAARLGHPHVVAVFDFGSWDGRFFLVMELVEGDSLGQLLEAGHVLGAEHVAVVAAQAAAGLAAAHQQGIVHRDIKPGNLMLDAAGSLKIGDFGIARFVDDPAAALTMTGQIVGTSLYLAPERALGRTAGPASDVYALGCVLYQLLTGRTPFQGDSATALLYQHIDSAPVPPSQLGADLPAAFEGYLLGLLAKQPEDRPTAQDVADWFRTDAWRAHPVSLPATVPSHGAPNVAGHEAGTAARVRPTAARSARSAPASRRRSAPAQRRSPGEFIRYRPRVASAIAGVVAFAVAVLLGMLLFSPESSSAKTPTTGPSATPTQGTGPAPGAGTPSAGHDDQGDDDSDDED encoded by the coding sequence GTGCTGGTGGCGGATCGGTATCGCTTGGACGCGCCCATCGGCCGCGGTGGCATGGGCGAGGTGTGGCGGGCGACCGACGAGGTGCTGGGACGTCCCGTCGCCGTGAAGCTCCTGCTGGGCGACGGTTCCGACGCCTCGGCGGCCGCGCGGTTCCGGCTGGAGGCGCAGACGGCGGCGCGCCTGGGTCACCCGCACGTCGTGGCGGTCTTCGACTTCGGTTCCTGGGACGGGCGGTTCTTCCTCGTCATGGAACTGGTCGAGGGCGACAGCCTGGGCCAGCTGCTGGAGGCAGGGCACGTGCTCGGCGCCGAACACGTCGCGGTCGTCGCCGCGCAGGCGGCCGCGGGTCTGGCGGCCGCCCACCAGCAGGGCATCGTCCACCGCGACATCAAGCCCGGCAACCTGATGCTCGACGCCGCCGGATCGCTCAAGATCGGTGACTTCGGAATCGCCCGGTTCGTCGACGATCCGGCCGCCGCGCTCACCATGACCGGACAGATCGTCGGCACCAGCCTCTACCTCGCCCCCGAACGGGCACTGGGCCGGACCGCGGGGCCGGCCTCCGACGTCTACGCCCTCGGGTGCGTCCTGTACCAGCTGCTGACGGGCCGTACGCCGTTCCAGGGCGACAGCGCCACGGCCCTGCTCTACCAGCACATCGACAGCGCGCCCGTGCCGCCCTCCCAGCTGGGCGCCGACCTGCCCGCCGCCTTCGAGGGGTACCTGCTCGGGCTCCTCGCCAAGCAGCCGGAGGACCGGCCGACGGCCCAGGACGTGGCCGACTGGTTCCGCACCGACGCGTGGCGCGCGCACCCGGTGTCCCTGCCCGCCACCGTGCCGTCGCACGGCGCCCCGAACGTCGCGGGCCACGAGGCCGGTACCGCGGCGCGGGTGCGGCCGACGGCGGCACGCTCCGCGCGGTCGGCGCCGGCGTCGAGGCGGCGGTCGGCTCCGGCACAGCGGCGCAGCCCCGGCGAGTTCATCCGCTACCGGCCCCGCGTCGCGAGCGCCATCGCCGGGGTGGTGGCCTTCGCGGTGGCGGTGCTCCTCGGCATGCTCTTGTTCTCGCCGGAGAGCAGCTCCGCGAAGACCCCCACCACCGGTCCGAGCGCGACGCCGACCCAGGGGACCGGACCCGCGCCCGGCGCCGGTACGCCGTCCGCCGGCCACGACGACCAGGGCGACGACGACTCGGACGACGAGGACTGA
- a CDS encoding undecaprenyl-diphosphate phosphatase, whose product MSWFEAAVLGLLQGLTEFLPVSSSAHLRVFSALAGWKDPGSAFTAVTQLGTETAVLIYFRRDIVSIVKAWTTSLFVPDRRKDPNARMGWFVIIGTIPIAVLGAVFQHSIETSLRDLRITGTVLILFGLVLAVADRSRAIRNAKPITELTLPHALGYGFAQSLALIPGVSRSGGTISAGLFLGYSREAAARYSFLLAIPAVLASGTLELFKIGDGAAPAWGPTLLATGIAFVVGYAAIAWFLKYVSTHSFTPFVIYRVLLGVLIIGLVAAGAVAPGAGDVG is encoded by the coding sequence ATGTCCTGGTTCGAAGCCGCCGTCCTCGGCTTGCTGCAGGGGCTCACCGAGTTCCTGCCCGTGTCCTCCAGCGCGCACCTGCGTGTGTTCTCCGCCCTGGCCGGCTGGAAGGACCCGGGGTCCGCCTTCACGGCCGTGACGCAGCTGGGCACCGAGACGGCCGTGCTGATCTACTTCCGCCGCGACATCGTCTCGATCGTCAAGGCCTGGACGACGTCCCTCTTCGTGCCCGACCGGCGCAAGGACCCGAACGCCCGCATGGGCTGGTTCGTCATCATCGGGACGATCCCCATCGCGGTCCTCGGTGCGGTGTTCCAGCACAGCATCGAGACGTCACTGCGCGATCTGCGGATCACCGGCACCGTGCTGATCCTCTTCGGGCTGGTCCTCGCCGTGGCCGACCGCAGCCGGGCGATCCGCAACGCCAAGCCCATCACCGAGCTGACGCTCCCCCACGCCCTCGGCTACGGCTTCGCCCAGTCCCTCGCCCTCATCCCCGGCGTCTCCCGCTCCGGCGGCACCATCAGCGCGGGGCTCTTCCTCGGCTACAGCCGTGAGGCGGCGGCCCGTTACTCGTTCCTGCTGGCCATCCCCGCGGTGCTCGCGTCCGGCACCCTGGAGCTGTTCAAGATCGGCGACGGCGCCGCCCCCGCCTGGGGGCCGACGCTGCTCGCCACCGGGATCGCCTTCGTCGTGGGCTACGCGGCCATCGCCTGGTTCCTCAAGTACGTCTCCACGCACAGCTTCACGCCGTTCGTGATCTACCGCGTGCTCCTCGGCGTACTGATCATCGGGCTGGTCGCCGCCGGGGCGGTCGCACCGGGCGCGGGAGACGTGGGCTGA
- a CDS encoding hemolysin family protein gives MTEVLLLLLALLLTLTCAVFVAAEFSLTTVERGELERSAAAGERGADGALKAVRRLTLQLSGAQLGITVTSLVIGMLAEPSLAVLLSGPIEAAGLPEGAASMTATVLGVVVSTVVLMVIGELVPKNWAISSPLAVAKVVAGPQRGFTAAFSPLINHLNDAANRLVRRFGLEPAEELASARTPDELRALARHSAAVGVLEPDSAELFVRTLHLSELTAENVMTPRVDVRALEAHASAADAAALSLSTGLSRFPVYRDGLDEVIGTVHIRDVLALPAAERATTPVSALATAPLLVPDSLPVNRLLDRMRSRRTMAVVIDEYGGTAGVVTVEDVVEEVVGDVRDEHDPQQRPDLAPAGDGSWEADGNVRMDQLSGIGLTASEGPYETVAGLLAATLGRIPARGDAAEVDGWRFTVLSVDHHVAERVRVARIPEDAR, from the coding sequence GTGACCGAAGTGCTGCTCCTCCTGCTGGCCCTGCTGCTGACCCTGACCTGTGCGGTGTTCGTCGCGGCGGAGTTCTCCCTGACCACGGTGGAGCGCGGTGAGCTGGAACGTTCCGCCGCCGCCGGTGAGCGCGGCGCGGACGGCGCCCTCAAGGCCGTGCGGCGGCTGACGCTGCAGCTGTCCGGCGCGCAGCTGGGCATCACGGTGACCTCGCTGGTCATCGGCATGCTCGCCGAACCGTCCCTGGCGGTGCTGCTGAGCGGCCCGATCGAGGCCGCCGGCCTGCCCGAGGGCGCCGCGTCCATGACGGCGACCGTCCTGGGTGTCGTCGTCTCGACCGTGGTGCTGATGGTGATCGGCGAGCTGGTGCCCAAGAACTGGGCGATCTCCAGCCCGCTGGCCGTCGCCAAGGTGGTGGCCGGGCCGCAGCGCGGCTTCACCGCGGCCTTCTCGCCGCTGATCAACCACCTCAACGACGCCGCGAACCGTCTGGTGCGCAGGTTCGGCCTGGAACCGGCCGAGGAACTGGCCTCCGCCCGCACACCGGACGAGCTGCGGGCCCTGGCCCGCCACTCCGCCGCCGTGGGCGTCCTGGAGCCCGACTCCGCCGAGCTCTTCGTCCGCACGCTCCACCTGAGCGAGCTGACCGCGGAGAACGTCATGACCCCGCGCGTGGACGTACGGGCCCTGGAGGCCCACGCGAGCGCCGCCGACGCCGCCGCCCTGTCGCTGTCCACCGGACTGTCCCGCTTCCCCGTGTACAGGGACGGCCTCGACGAGGTCATCGGCACCGTCCACATCCGTGACGTCCTGGCCCTTCCGGCCGCGGAACGCGCCACCACACCCGTGAGCGCGCTGGCCACCGCGCCGCTGCTCGTGCCCGACAGCCTGCCCGTGAACCGGCTGCTGGACCGGATGCGCAGCCGCCGCACCATGGCCGTCGTCATCGACGAGTACGGCGGCACGGCCGGTGTCGTCACCGTCGAGGACGTCGTGGAGGAGGTCGTCGGCGACGTGCGCGACGAGCACGACCCCCAGCAGCGGCCCGACCTCGCCCCCGCCGGCGACGGGTCCTGGGAGGCGGACGGCAACGTCCGCATGGACCAGCTCTCCGGCATCGGCCTCACCGCGTCCGAGGGCCCGTACGAGACCGTCGCCGGGCTGCTGGCCGCCACCCTCGGCAGGATCCCCGCCCGGGGCGACGCCGCCGAGGTCGACGGCTGGCGCTTCACCGTGCTCAGCGTCGACCACCACGTCGCCGAGCGGGTCCGCGTCGCACGCATCCCGGAGGACGCCCGATGA
- a CDS encoding hemolysin family protein has product MTALQLAVGALTLLTNAFFVGGEFALISVRRSQIEPRAQGGDKRARTVLWGLEHLSALLATAQLGITVSSLVLGAVAEPAIAHLLEPAFEAAHAPHALVHPISFVIALTAATYLHMLVGEMVPKNIALAAPERAALLLGPPLVAVTRALRPVVFGINAFANALLRLLRVEPKNEVAAVFTDDELARLVQDSSAAGLLDATGGERLRDALELGSRPVGEILVPAGRMVTVGERVTPDELERTAAASGYSRLPVTGADGGVLGYLHIKDTLGAAERDRPYPRSAFHPVIRLRPTTPLDDTLTALRAAGTHLAAVTGDDGTLLGYVTMEDVLEELVGPATAVEEAA; this is encoded by the coding sequence ATGACCGCGCTGCAGCTCGCCGTCGGCGCCCTCACGCTGCTGACGAACGCCTTCTTCGTGGGCGGCGAATTCGCCCTGATCTCCGTACGGCGCAGCCAGATCGAGCCGCGCGCGCAAGGAGGCGACAAGCGCGCCCGCACCGTGCTGTGGGGTCTGGAACACCTGTCCGCCCTGCTGGCCACCGCGCAGCTGGGCATCACCGTCTCCTCGCTGGTGCTGGGTGCGGTCGCGGAACCCGCCATCGCGCACCTGCTGGAGCCGGCCTTCGAGGCCGCGCACGCCCCGCACGCGCTGGTGCACCCGATCTCGTTCGTGATCGCCCTGACCGCGGCCACCTACCTGCACATGCTGGTCGGCGAGATGGTGCCCAAGAACATCGCGCTCGCCGCACCCGAGCGCGCCGCGCTGCTGCTCGGCCCGCCGCTGGTGGCCGTCACCCGCGCGCTGCGCCCGGTGGTCTTCGGCATCAACGCCTTCGCCAACGCCCTGCTGCGGCTGCTGCGCGTCGAGCCGAAGAACGAGGTCGCGGCCGTCTTCACCGACGACGAACTGGCCCGCCTGGTCCAGGACTCCAGCGCCGCCGGCCTGCTCGACGCCACGGGTGGCGAGCGCCTGCGCGACGCCCTGGAACTCGGCAGCCGTCCGGTGGGGGAGATCCTCGTACCGGCCGGCCGCATGGTCACCGTCGGCGAGCGGGTCACCCCGGACGAGCTGGAGCGGACCGCCGCCGCGTCCGGCTACTCCCGCCTGCCGGTCACCGGCGCCGACGGCGGCGTCCTGGGCTACCTCCACATCAAGGACACCCTCGGCGCCGCCGAGCGCGACCGTCCCTACCCCCGGAGCGCCTTCCACCCCGTCATCCGGCTCCGCCCCACCACCCCGCTGGACGACACGCTCACCGCCCTGCGGGCCGCGGGCACCCACCTCGCCGCGGTCACCGGGGACGACGGCACGCTGCTCGGCTACGTCACGATGGAGGACGTCCTCGAGGAGCTCGTCGGACCGGCCACGGCGGTCGAGGAGGCGGCCTGA